From Paenibacillus sp. FSL H8-0537:
CCCTTTCTGGTACCATTCCCGTACTTTCTTCACCGTAGCGGTCCATTCCTGCGACTCGTACAAATTGGTTACTTTCGTATCCGTCCCATCCATGAGCACGCCATACTGATTGCCGAGACCGTCTGCATAAACGAAGGTTCCCGCAATGTCGCCAGAAGCTACTTCCGGTGCGATCATGGTCATGCCTGGCTCGTTCTCATGCACCGTTGCGAATATGGAATCCATGTCCTCCAAAGTCTTAATTTTCAAGAAATCGATATTGTATTTATCCAATATGCTCTTGTTCATATTAATGCCAAACGTAAGTTGCTGATCCATTCTCTGGGGAATCGCGTATTGCCCCCCTTTAAATTGTCCTGCAGGGAGCAGGTCGCCTACCGTTTCCTGTAACGTCGGTCCCCATTCGGCCAATTCTTCATCAATCGGGCGAATCATCTTATTGTTGGCGAAAGCAGCTAGATACTGATTCCCCGGCATGAGGAGCATAAGATCCGTTTTCTCGCCGCTGGAAGCTTTAAGCGCATACACGTTCGCCATATTATACAAGCTCACGCCTTCAAGATCGACTTTTGCATTGATTTCTTTCAATGTAATTTCATTCAATTTCTCTTCGATCTTAGGCAGATCCGGTTGTTCTTGCCCCAGAACCGCGTAGTTGACTTTAATCGTATAAGGCTCTTCCTCGAAATTGATTTTCCCAGTTCCATCGCCTTCGCTTGCTGCAGGAGCGCTAGGCTTGGTCGTTGCATTTCCGTTGTTGTCATTGCTGCAGCCGATCACGCCAATCATCATGAAGGAAGCTAATACTGCTAGTAAGATTTTCTTTTTCAATGTCATATCCCCCTTGAATAGATAAGTTCGCTTGCTATCTCCCTCTATAAATATACAAGAGAGGACTTGGATAACGTTATACGTGTTCCGACTTCATGGATTCCGAAAATCCGACTATTCTATGGC
This genomic window contains:
- a CDS encoding ABC transporter substrate-binding protein, giving the protein MKKKILLAVLASFMMIGVIGCSNDNNGNATTKPSAPAASEGDGTGKINFEEEPYTIKVNYAVLGQEQPDLPKIEEKLNEITLKEINAKVDLEGVSLYNMANVYALKASSGEKTDLMLLMPGNQYLAAFANNKMIRPIDEELAEWGPTLQETVGDLLPAGQFKGGQYAIPQRMDQQLTFGINMNKSILDKYNIDFLKIKTLEDMDSIFATVHENEPGMTMIAPEVASGDIAGTFVYADGLGNQYGVLMDGTDTKVTNLYESQEWTATVKKVREWYQKGYISKDVSTSQEDGSALLNSGKVFATAAGSVGVSLGLSEPIETKAVALKPPVEQTTDSQLFLWSVASSSKRPDKAIQFLNLVNSSSELAVLLNLGIEGEHYEVLADGTIDNTKRANYDNNNWQMFGDYNKMPLSQALVGPTGLSADQFKKAMKKWNENTTKSPGYGFMFDPTSVKTEIAALDAVTEQYNKIIGNGSVDPDELVKKFNDALYSAGLQKVMDEKQRQFDAWLAESKE